One genomic region from Anthonomus grandis grandis chromosome 1, icAntGran1.3, whole genome shotgun sequence encodes:
- the LOC126733987 gene encoding ribonuclease Oy has protein sequence MMIIYFTIAINFLSLLHFGEPQAYKYKPQPTPYHDWDYLIFSQRWPLTACTEWEEAKSGNTCNLPKPKDSWTIHGIWPTKTGHEGPLYCPSAIHFNPEELTTMLNDLNNFWTNVEANTKPNSFWAHEWNKHGTCASVLPQFDSVTNYFKMGLKLRSQYDLTTILNKGGVTPGNNGYDVALIYSVIKNAINKEPSIQCVIDRKTKESYINEIRICFDKNLNLMDCDPASPIQRMRYGLNTNCNQKKPVRYIDNVPVPNLNSDNYNKEIDIKKYYDQQARFTRLYQLFRTIFWMTI, from the exons AtgatgataatttattttacaatagcTATTAATTTCTTGTCCCTCTTACATTTTGG GGAACCACAGGCTTACAAGTACAAGCCCCAACCAACTCCCTACCATGACTGGGATTATCTTATATTTTCCCAAAGATGGCCTTTAACTGCATGTACAGAATGGGAAGAAGCTAAGAGTGGAAATACTTGCAATTTGCCTAAACCTAAGGATTCATGGACAATTCATGGAATATGGCCTACAAAAACAG gtcacGAGGGACCTCTTTACTGTCCCTCAGCCATTCACTTTAACCCAGAAGAACTGACCACAATGCTTAACGATTTAAACAACTTTTGGACCAATGTCGAAGCAAACACAAAACCAAACTCGTTCTGGGCACACGAATGGAACAAACATGGCACATGCGCTTCAGTTCTACCTCAATTCGATAGTGTAACGAATTACTTTAAGATGGGCTTAAAATTACGCTCACAGTATGACCTAACTACGATTTTAAACAAAGGGGGTGTTACACCTGGAAATAATGGCTACGATGTTGCGTTGATCTATAGTGTTATTAAAAATGCGATAAATAAGGAGCCTAGTATACAGTGCGTTATAGATAGGAAAACCAAGGAGTCCTATATTAACGAGATTAGGATATGTTTTGATAAGAATTTAAATCTTATGG ACTGCGATCCAGCTTCTCCCATCCAGCGCATGCGCTATGGACTAAACACGAACTGCAACCAAAAGAAACCGGTGCGATACATCGACAATGTCCCCGTGCCCAACTTAAACTCCGATAACTACAACAAGGAAatcgatataaaaaaatactacgacCAACAAGCGCGATTCACCCGGCTCTACCAACTTTTCAGGACGATATTCTGGATGACTATATAG